GTTCAGAGAGCAGTGATAGCACTCGGAATAATTCTCGACTGAAACCTTCCAGTTGCAATTTTCCGGGATCTCGACCCATTCCACGGGCTTGAGGTCCGCAAAATGCGGCACCCAGCTTTCAAGTTCAGCGCGGGCATTCGGGAACCAATCTTCCATCGGCTTGGCATCTGGATCGAGGTTCACAAAGATGAACCCCAGAAACAGCTCTGTGCGCACCTCGGTGAGGCAGATCTTGGACTTGTCAAAGCCTTCGACCGAATTGATATTCGGCCCTGCACGCAGGCCTCCGGTCAACTCGTAGGTCCAGGCGTGATAGGGGCAGACCACGACGCGCGTTGAGCCCGAGCCGCTGACCAACTGATGCGCGCGGTGTTGGCAGACGTTATAGAACGTGCGGATCACATCATCGCGGCCCTTGATGCAAAACAGGCTCTCGCCCGCCATTTCAAAGGCAAAATAATCGCCGGCCTTCTCAAGCTGGCTTGCATGGCCCGCGAATTGCCATGTTCGGGCAAAGAGCCCGTCCATCTCCATCTCATAGACCTTGGGGTCCGTGTAATAGCGCGCCTCAAGCGATTTTAATGGCTCACTCACGTTGGCTCCTCCACATAAAGCCCAAGCGCGTGGCGGCGGGCGTGAAAGCGGTCGACCCTGTCGACGATTTCGTCAGAGGCGACCGAGATAACAAAGCTGAGCAGCGTCTCGAGAAAGGCGACAATGGCGACGGTCGAGGGAAAGAACTGCGGGCTTTCCGCGCCGACGACGAAGCCGTGATCCGCGGCTCGTATGATCGGGCTTGCTGGGCTGTCAGAGATGGCGACGATGGTCATGCCTTGGGATTTCGCGATCTCGACGGCCTCGACCACTTCGCTGCGATAGGGGCGGCAGGTGATGGCGATCAGAACATCGGTGTCGCTCGCCCATGCCAGATCGTCAACGGCGGTGGACCCCGGGCGCGGGATCGCGTGGAAATCGCTCATGCCGGTTGAGGCAAGATAGGTGAAGTTGCGCGCAATGGCGTTGTTGACGCCGACGCCAAGGGTGAAGACCTGCTTGCTGTTCCAGATCGCCTCGGCGGCGGTTTGCAGTTGTTCGGCCGAGATCGTTGCAAAGCTCTCTTCGATATTTCTGAGCGTCGCTTCCATCATGTCGGCATAAAGCCCGCCAAGCCCGCCCGACTTGCGAATGTCCTGCAACCAGCGCGCACGGTCTGGAAAGCTCATCCCGCCACGCCTAATGGCATCACGAAACGGTGCGCGGAAATCCTCATAACCGTCATAGCCCATCTGCCGCGCCATGCGCACGAAAGTGTTAGGCTTCACCTGCGCCGCTTCAGCGATTTCGCGCACGGTGGACACGCCCACATCCTGTGGGTTCTCCAGCACATAGCGCGCTGCTTTCTGCGCCTCGGGCGTCAGCTCGTCCCAGTCATCAGACAGGCGGTCGAGAATAGATAAAGATACATTTGTGCCATTCATGATTGACGATGGTATAAATGTTTGCTTAGCCTGTCGAGAGAAAACACGACTCTCAACAGAGGAATCTTGCAAATGTCCGAGAGCGCAAAAATACCCAGCCACGCGCGGGTGGTTA
This is a stretch of genomic DNA from Cognatishimia activa. It encodes these proteins:
- a CDS encoding MurR/RpiR family transcriptional regulator, with product MNGTNVSLSILDRLSDDWDELTPEAQKAARYVLENPQDVGVSTVREIAEAAQVKPNTFVRMARQMGYDGYEDFRAPFRDAIRRGGMSFPDRARWLQDIRKSGGLGGLYADMMEATLRNIEESFATISAEQLQTAAEAIWNSKQVFTLGVGVNNAIARNFTYLASTGMSDFHAIPRPGSTAVDDLAWASDTDVLIAITCRPYRSEVVEAVEIAKSQGMTIVAISDSPASPIIRAADHGFVVGAESPQFFPSTVAIVAFLETLLSFVISVASDEIVDRVDRFHARRHALGLYVEEPT
- a CDS encoding aromatic ring-hydroxylating oxygenase subunit alpha; protein product: MSEPLKSLEARYYTDPKVYEMEMDGLFARTWQFAGHASQLEKAGDYFAFEMAGESLFCIKGRDDVIRTFYNVCQHRAHQLVSGSGSTRVVVCPYHAWTYELTGGLRAGPNINSVEGFDKSKICLTEVRTELFLGFIFVNLDPDAKPMEDWFPNARAELESWVPHFADLKPVEWVEIPENCNWKVSVENYSECYHCSLNHPTFATGVVKPETYDIQPQGYCLRHTTECQALDQMTYPIDRSRKHAEEYSSWFLWPMFSFQVYPGNVLNTYHWRAIDADHVVVWRGWYAAEGFDPQIIHDLAKQDRETTVEEDIHLVESVHRGLKSRGYVPGPLVVDPTCGVNSEHSIMHLQRWMREAVDGPTQ